TTAGATATATTATCCAAAAATAATTGGATACAtactatttataatttttatatatattatttcgtatcgacttagaaaaaaatagaaaataaatctttatctctctctatatatatataaagttaacATCGTAGcacatttatataaattatgacATGAACTTGTAGCATAAGAAATACATAACTAACAAATACATACACATATACATGGAAGAATCAGCAAATATAtgaacatatatacataacaggTACATCGCATGTACGAATACatgaagtgtattagatatataaaatgtgtattaattttataaactATGACATGAATTTGTATCGTAACACATACATTATTGTCAAGATACATAATAGATATATATGGCATAATCAACAAATACATGAGCTTAGGTACATAACAGATACACCACACGCACAAATACATGAAAAGAGTATGAAATCAAATACATGACTTAACggataaaatcaaaatagtaTATAACCGACTTTGTATGATATATAagtatgtatcaaaatgtatatttattcatatacattatttatacattataacagtttatttttcttaactagttgattttatttttttcaaatttcgaTCAACTCAAATTTATTCaaaacaattcaaaattttagatATGAACTTCTCTTGTATTTCGAATCTAAAACTATTTATGTTTGTAACAGGTAAAAATGTcatataacttctttttttgttgttgatattttgtaattccatttttaatttttgaaggTTCCCATTTTAGTTATATTATAGTATAGAATAAATATAGATTATCCAATGCAGTAACACTTTCAGAAATCATTGATGAAATacaattatataataaatattacaTTATTGTGTTTAATTACCAaagaaatattatatataatgtaatatatatatatatcgcgTACGAAATTTACTATCCCTATTTCATTTTAaacgatttttttaaaaaaagaaatagaaaaattattaatttggaATGAAAGTAGTATActtatcaataatattttttagatgGTGTATTAcattagaaaataattataaatattatagaCTCATTTAATAGTCTTGTATAATATAAATAGtattaaaagaattttaaattacatatttaaagtgacaatttttttattaaaaaaataaaatagaaaaattattaattcagaatgaaaataatatatttgtcaataatatatttttaaatgttatattACATTTagaaaataactaaaaatagtaaatatataattaataaatttacataatagaaataatattaaaataattaaaaagtgaaatagagagtatgaataataattcttcaaatttagAGAACTATTATTCACCTctctataaataaaaaatagaaagtgAAATGAAAAGGAATTGAAGagcctatttttttattttattctctaaatataaaaaatagaaattaaaatagaaatggATTGAAGATAGACTAAATGCAATGCCCGTTTCGATTATCAATGAAGAACATCGAAAAGGTGCGGGCGGATCAGTTCTATGGGCGGCGGCTCTTGTGTAGGCTACGCTACGTGGTGATATGTGCGTAGACGTGGCGTCGTGCATGGACGCAAATGCTCACCTGATTCCACACCTCCTTTTTTCTTATTCCTCATTCTTATATTCTATTTATATATCGTTATTACTAAAAATAAACGATTCTTAAaacttttttgtttatttttatttatcaaattttaactttaatatatttattaaaaaataataattgatatatataaatttatcattttacatctattaattaatagaatcttaaacatatttatttactatattttttaaagacattaactctatattaataaattgatgagataataaaaagaaaaaaattgtctttCATTGATTTGTCAAAAATGATAAGTAAAAAgggaaattaaattataaaatatttgataagtaaATAGAAATGTAGGAagtatttgtcattttataaaattaataaataaatgacactattttttctattttaccttGTGAGTTATTAgtcttgaaaaatatatatttgactaACATAgaaaaattaagtaaataatttatatctattagttatattaattaatcaaaataattaatttatatttattaactgaaaatttgacttcaaaataatatcatataacaatagAATAGTAAACTTAATTTCTTAATACACGTTAAATCTATAATAGTGACATACAAATAGGAAAGGAGAGAACAATAAAAAATTTCTAGAACGCCATGCCGCCCACGAATTCGGCTGAATTGTTTCATCACACCGTCCGAGAGTCAGCCCATACTTTGACAAACTAAATTAAACCGAAGTATGGAATGGAGAAatgaaaaagagattataaaatgGAGAATTGATTTTTCGCTACGTGAAATTTTAAATAGTTAATTAATTGaggtattaatttttttttcaattttaagtaTTTGACATTTGAaacaaaaattttcaaaataaaaaagatagttGAAGTTATCTTGCTTTAGTTAATAAATTGTTAGTTAAATactccttttattttaatttaaatatcttAATTTAATTATACACAAAACTTTAAAATTGTTCTAGTAAAATATTACGTacttaaattaaagatacatGTAATAATCAAATATCCTATTAATTTTAcgatttaaatatattatgtaaaaatatataaattagaaattttaatttacTAAGAGTCTGTTTGAATTGActcattttaagtgtttttaagCAAAGATAATTTTTAAGTAGGAGTGTGTATCGGttggtttggttcgattttaaGTATTATCGGTTTGGTTTATCGGTTTTCGATTTCTAAATACGCTAAATCGATAAACAAActaataagatatttgttattgATTTTTGGTTTATCGGTTTTTGGTATTTAACAGTTCAATTTTTGATTTAactaataagaaaatacttttaaaacGAATATATAATTTCTGAAGCCACTGTCACAGCAACTTTTAAACCCTTGCTATCGAACCTAAGGCGGTAATGTCTAAAGGGTAAATactaaaatactaaatactAAATAGTATGCTATAGTGATTAactgattatatatttatattaatattttttgcttgatatttgtgtatgaataaaaaactaaattaaattagtaaattattatagttTTAATGGAttatcggtttacccaataacccaatattataaaattaataccGAACAAACaacccaataattattttttataaaatcaataaataacCATTAATCCAATAAGCCAATAACAATAAACCAATAATACTTTTTCGATTCAACTTATCGATCCGTTCGATTTCTTGCACACCTCTATTTTTAAgcacttttaaaatatttgaataaattttaaaaatacttataaatatttaattttaaaataaaatattaaaaataagctaaaagtcGTTAGAATTTCCAACAAAAGTTATAAGTGAACAACAAAAGTCAATCTAAACCGGCTCCAAATATAATAAAAACCGGAGATTTTTAAGCGGGCGGCCCTTGTTTGAGAATCCATTCACCCATCAAAAAATATGAAGGGGAAATATCAATGATGAAGCTATTGTGAACCACTATAATCCAAGATTTGACATCAGGGCCCACCTCTTGAAACGGCATCCAATCGAGAAAAAGGTAAGGATAGACAATACAATAGGACAATTGAAAACGTCATTGTAGAGGGAAGCATTCAAGTTGAACCACCCAAATACAGTCCCCCTCACATCCTCCTAATTTCCCGCCCATCATTTCCTCTTAAAATATCATCACCGAAATAATCCCCCTATTCACTTTCTCTCCATTATATAAATTCTGAAACTCATCCCTTTCCTCCATCAAACATCCCAACTTTTTACTCTCTACACTTTATAATATTTATCCTCAACTAATTCATCTTCATTCCTAACGCACACACAAACAAAAGACCTTTTGATCTATTAGACAATGGAAGAGTACATACCTGGAAAAAACGCTAACAAGCGATCCCGAGAGAACTCGGGTTTGGACTCAGGTGAGTCGAAGCGTGTCCACATTGAGACAAATGCAGGTTCCAGTTTGGTTCAGTTGAATCGAGTTGAACTGGAATTAGCGATGAATAATCATCATGACTCGTCCGAGTCGAATCAGTATGGTCATGTCACCTCGTCGGAGCTTGATGCATATGATGAAGACGTGGACGTAGACTCGCCGGAGGCTAAGCAGATTAGAGAAGACATTCTGGACATACTTGATGAGCCAGAAACAGTGACAGATGGTGTTACTGAAACTCAGGACCTTGACTCTGTAATCAAGAGTTTTGAAGAAGAGATTCTTCATCCTTCAACTCTGCCACCTCGCCAGACCTTCATTGACCTAACGTTATCAGATTCCGGCAAATCCCAATCGGACCTCGGCTACCTTCTAGAAGCTTCGGACGATGAGCTTGGCCTCCCGCCAACCGTTTCTCCTGAAAACCATATTGATGCCGAATCGCGATTGGGAAATACGATTGGATTTGAAAACGAGTTACTAAGATATGACTCATTCGACTTAGGGATGCTTGCCGGAATCATGCACGGAGATGATTACGGCGGTGAAAATAATGGCGGTGATTTTGTGACGGTCGGTGGATTATTCGATTATCCAGATCCGTCAAATTTTTCGGAGTTGTCACGTCTGCCGGAATTTCTACCGGCTTTGTAAACATATAAGTGTCTTTTAGGTGGCCTGTTTCACCGGTCCGGTCGAAATCTAATAGCTTAGGAGTAGTAGATTGCTGTTTGTACATCTtaaaaagattgaaaaagaaaaaacggAGGCTAAAAACTAGCATGTAGAGTTCCCCCTTTCTTTTTCAATACAAAGTCATTACACGACGTTGTTTGTGCTAGATCAAATATCGATGAATATAATAGATTTCTAAAGCGAGAAGAAAGCTTTTGGAAACTCAAATGAGAGTTTCAACGGTTAAATGAGGAACATATAGAGTCCGTTTGgattgattttaagttggtcaaaattaacttaaatctttttttagcttttggacgtgtttgtctaatgctaattttaagccataaagttcttaaaattagttaaaaatgaaaagttaggatttctaactctttttttctaaatgcttaaagccattttgtttgaccatgaaaattatttttatattccttatattttaactaaatttccaaactatcttttttattcttttaaccctaaaattcaaacacttattttcaacataagcacttttattcaaacactcaactgcttatttacaaaaataacttttagcacttcaaaattccaaaagcacttcatacataaaagttattttttttaagtccatccaaacgggctcataattAATACAAAACAAATCACATAACAATCATAAATtgtagaaagaaaataaaattgttaGCTTAAAAGATTATGTAAGCAACTGAATTCATGAACAGGGATCAACCGATTGTATATATCTTTTTCCTTCTTCGAAAATTTCTATACTAAACAACAttgaacaataacaataaagttgtgacttttcgaaaggttgtgacttttccaaaaaaataaaataattatgatttttttgaagagttgcgacttttctgaAACATCGTGACTTTAGTGAAGGGTTGTAACTTTttcgataagccacaataagcaCTTATTCACACtacctttgttgtctataaatagaggattttcctcttatttttaaatattgacTTTCTCCcttttctgcatatattttcttacaaacaaaattgagtctttgtgtgattttgttgatGGCTTTTGAGTTttgctgaaattattgaagtttgaggtaccactACTTCTTTAGTAATTTATCCGTTTTATCTTAggaggaaataatccataacctcgggtacagcgaggggattaaattccttaaggacacacagtgaattTTGTGGATtcgaatactattttttttattttcatttttatagtTTATGGTTTACTAATCTTAATACATGAGGATTAACATTAACATGCTCAACTTAGTTTTACGGGCGAATATTTGAGAGGGTAGAGTAtatatagattttatttttactttataaatATAGAGAGACTATTTTTGAAAGACTCTTGATTTAAGTAATGCATATCAAAGCtagtagaaaagaaaaatatataatcaaagaGGACATTGTAAATAATAAGGAAAGCATAACAAGCACTTAGAGAAAGAAATAGTAACAACAATCAAATAACGCGACAATCAAAGCACAAGAAATAATAGATAGAAACATAAATCAGAGGACATTGAACTATGAGAATAATGCTACTTTCTACCGGTAAGAAAGGAGAAACGTGTATAGTGTACCAAACGTCTAATGGCAGGAAGCGAGACAACGTGCAATTACTTATTAAGTTTTTACCCTAATCTTCTCATAAGCCGAAGATTCACTATGTCATGTCTAATCAAATTTCTCTAATATTTCTTATACGGAAAAGAGCATAAAATGtcctcgaactattgaaaatagtacaaaaatggctctcatccatctattgggctTAAAATGCCCTTGACATCTAGCTTTAGATCAAAAAATGTCCTTTTATTTAACGGAAAAAGGACATTTTAGGCTCAATATATGAATGAGGAGCATTTTTATACCATTTTTAATAgttcaagggcattttaggttATTTTctgtaattaaaattttgttaaataaattttgatatataattaattttaaataattaaattataaccaatagatgatCGCTACGTGTTCAAaacaattattcaaattatttaattaaaattatattaaataaattttaatttataattaattttaaataattaaattgtaaccaatagatgtccgccacatatttttaaaaaaattattcaatttatttaattaaaattttgttaaataaattttgatttataattaattttaaataattaaattataaccaatagatggccgccacgtgtttgaataatttttttaaacacgtggcgaccatctattggttataatttaattatttaaaattaattataaattcaaaatttatttaacagaattttaattacggaaaaagggcctaaaatgccttcgaactattggaaatggtacaaaaatgtcccTCATCCTtatattgggcctaaaatgcccttattcATTAAAGAAAGgacctaaaggtggatgtcaagggcattttagggccaatagatggatgagagacatttttgtatcattttcaatagttcgaggacattttaggcccttttccgtTTCTTATATTTACCTAGTTAGCTCTACCTCTCCCTGCACATCCATAGTCATCCTCTCTCACCACCTCACTGATACATTTGCGCATCTCTTCTTTATATGTTCGAACCATCTCAGCCTAACTTCTTTCATCTCGTCAACAATGAAGGAGACTCTCACTTTCTTCAAGATATATATCTTCATTCCTAGTATTATCTCTTCTAATATACCAACACATCTACTTCAGTATAGCTCAAAAGGATTATATGATATGGATTTGACAAATACTAGTATGATTAGTCTTGGTGAACATTCCAACTTGATTGTCAGGTTACAATGTTTCTATTGTTCCCCTTATAATATGAACAAACATATTCTAAAGAAATAATCAATACGTTGCAATATGGAAACGATTATTACTCCCATTTGACTAATGGTTGCAATTTGCAAGTGCTTGTTGCAAAAGCTGAGCCAACCTTCACTAACACATTCGTTCAAGAAGCACATACAGTGGTGGATGGCCTTAGCATGGATTTTTATGAAAAGTTAATGCTATATCATGTTGTAAAGTCTTCTtttgttgtttatatttttatatcaatAATTGCATGAGGTCTGATTGTATCATAGTTCTGATTGTGTCAAAGtataagaaaaatcaaaatatataagtaTATCTAGTTCACCCCTagggaaaaaaatagaaatgcTTCACGAATCTCCTATTAGCCCCCCACTGGCCTGTAATCAAACTAATGGACCCAATATGAGTGATAAGTCCAGCCCATGTTTGAGCTTCTTCGCTTATTCAATGGGCCAATAGCAAAATAACACAAATTTCACTAGTTTAGTGCTTAATTACATgccttttcataattttttgaaattatcaTTCGTGCTAGATTTTGCGATACATGTATCTGCTTATCTGGTGCGTCTAGATACATGAGGTCAAAATTAAATGTAATTTATTCTCAAACACTGTATCCAAGTGAACTCACGTGTATCTGACTCTTTTGCTCGCCTatctctttatatatatgtattttagaaTGTATATGATATCCCAGTTACATGTATTCAGCGTGATTCACATTTATCTGGGATGCACTGACTTTCTCGCTCGCCTTCCTCCGTATGTATCTGTATTTCAGAGTGCATATGAcaacaaaaatacatgtatttaagtgtatttgacttgaaattctgatatgaaattattaattagtgaaaCAATATGTAATTGTTTCGAACTATAACAAGAATTAGTAAATATGATagaaatatttgtgtaattaggTAGTTTTTCATTTAATACTACTATTTGTTACAAAGTTGTTGAAAAGTTAATACTTTAGTATATTATACCTAATTATCTTTAGGTGATTTCAAACTCAAATATTACAGAAAAATGAACAGAAATATCCTATCTGAATCGGATCTTAACGACCAGTGAACCGGATCGCATTTTCGGATCCGAAAGTAGTTTATCATCCGAGTCTCGTCCACACACTTCTTATCAGCCACAACAATGGCTCTCACAGGAAATCGAATCCTCTGCAACAGCTCATCAACAAAAATACCGTTTACTCAATTCCCTCTTCGCCGTCCCTTCTTACTTCCGTCTCAGGGGAGAAGAAGTCAATTCACTGTATTAGCTGCAAAGAAGTTCATTTCAGGGAAGAACAAGAGAAGTTCAATTTCAACGAAAGTGCCAgtaaaagaagaggaagaagaatttCAGAAGATCAATATTAGCATTGGTAGTGAAAACGGGGGTGCAACTACAACAATTGGTGATGGTTTTGTGATGCCGAAGCTTCCTGGAGAGGAAACTGACTTTTGGGAAGGACCTCAATGGGATGGATTTGGATTCTTTGTTCAGTATATGTGGGCTTTTGGCGTTCTTTTTTCGGTACTTCCTCAACCCTTTTGCTAATTTATTTTAGTATAGATTTATTTGTGTTGAATACGTGTGAATTAGGTGGAGCCAGGTTTTGAAGTTAGCTAATACATGTTTAATGAATTTCCTAATACAAATACACGTCTAAGCAAAAGCTATTGTGTTCATTCGAACACATACCAAATAAACTCTAGCTCCGCCGTGTGTGTGAGATAGGTATTTGATTTGTACTCTTCACAACATATAGGATATGAGACCTGGCCTAACTCAATCCAAAAGCTATATGAGCCTAACTCAACCCAAAAACTAGCTCAAAGAGGGGAGGATTATCCAATCAATATGAGACTTTTTACCCACCCTAACACCCTTTTCACACCCAGGCTGAATTGGAGCATGGATCGGGAGCTT
This Solanum dulcamara chromosome 8, daSolDulc1.2, whole genome shotgun sequence DNA region includes the following protein-coding sequences:
- the LOC129900670 gene encoding uncharacterized protein LOC129900670, which encodes MEEYIPGKNANKRSRENSGLDSGESKRVHIETNAGSSLVQLNRVELELAMNNHHDSSESNQYGHVTSSELDAYDEDVDVDSPEAKQIREDILDILDEPETVTDGVTETQDLDSVIKSFEEEILHPSTLPPRQTFIDLTLSDSGKSQSDLGYLLEASDDELGLPPTVSPENHIDAESRLGNTIGFENELLRYDSFDLGMLAGIMHGDDYGGENNGGDFVTVGGLFDYPDPSNFSELSRLPEFLPAL
- the LOC129900468 gene encoding uncharacterized protein LOC129900468 is translated as MALTGNRILCNSSSTKIPFTQFPLRRPFLLPSQGRRSQFTVLAAKKFISGKNKRSSISTKVPVKEEEEEFQKINISIGSENGGATTTIGDGFVMPKLPGEETDFWEGPQWDGFGFFVQYMWAFGVLFSLIACGIAVATYNDGATDFKATPVYKEAIQSQELLEEPEASDSDVFESNPTEDAPSLE